A window of Terriglobia bacterium genomic DNA:
GGCGCCCACCGCCAGTTGCGCGTTTAACGTTCGGTTCTCGCCGACGGTTAGCTGGATCGACGTTGACCGAAAGGTGTTAAATCCTTTGGCAGAAACCGTGAGATCGTAAGTCCCTATAGGCAGACTGTTGATGCTGTAAACCCCGGAGCTCCCAGTTGTTACCTGCCTGGTGAAACCGGTGTCGGGGGCGACGACCTCCACGGTTGCACCCGGAACGCTCGCCCCACTCGGGTCCGTCACGGTCCCATTAAGGTTGGCCCGGTTGATTTGCGCCTTGCCGCTGGCAGTCCATAGAAAAAACACACACGAACCCAAGAGAAAATAGTAGAGAAAATACAATCCTCGCCCTTTCATTACTCCCTCCTTAAAAACTTTGACCTTAAACCCGACGAGGCTAAAGCGGCTCAGAAATCCAGGCGCAGCATAAACTGAAGCCGCCGCGACGTGCCGGTGCCAGTAGCGCCGGAATTCAACTGGCTGGTAATGACCCCGAAACTCCCCTTCGAGATATTGGATCCTGGAGTGCCGTACTGCGGATGGTTGAACATGTTGAAGGCTTCGAACCGGAAATCCAGGGCCAGCCGCTCCGTAATGGTTGTTTTCTTCTCGAGACCCGTGTCGATTTCCAAATGCGAAGGCCCACGTCCAACGTAGCGTCCCAGGGTACCCCACGTTCCAACGGCCGGTACCGCAAAGGCGGCGGGGTTGAACCAGTCGTTGATCGTTTGGTCAGCCGGGTAGAGGGACATTCCGGAAACAAAGTCGGGCCGCTGGTTACTTGAGTTACCGTCAGGCATTACACTCGCCTTCCGGCTTACTGTGATGTCTATTGGCAGGCCGCTCGTGGCCCCCGCAATTCCACTCAGTTGCCATCCGCCCAGTAGCGTTCCAGCGACGCCGCCGGCATTTATGAAAGGCTTGCCCGGGCCAACCGGAAGCTCATAAACCGAATTGACCGAAAGGGACTGGCGAACGTCATGGCTCGAATTGCTGTAGTCACATTTGATGCATGCCATGTTCTGAATGTGGGGATACTCGCCCGCTCCGAACCCGTTGTCAGACAAGGCGTGCGACCACATATACTCAGTCCCCCACAGCCACCCGCTGGTGAGACGGCGCTGCAAGGATGCCTGGAGGGAATGGAAGTTGCTGTTGCCCTGATTAGCTTTCAGGTTGTACTGCCCAAACTGAGGCAATGCACGTTCGCCCGTTAATGGATTTATGAGATTGGTCTTGGTAGCGGAAAACAGCCTGTGGCCTTCGTTGCCGACGTAAGCAACTTCGCCCAGGAAGTGAAACGGAAGTGCGCGCTGGACAGTGAAATTCCACTGCTCCACATATCCGTCCTTGCGGTTCTGGTCCCATGCCTTCGGGGAGAATGATGGAGAGGGCAGCAGGGATAGGGAAACCGGCCACGACAAGCCTGGCACACTCGACGCCGAAACGCTAAATCTTTCGGCCGTACTCTCGTGTCCGTCGCTGAAGTCGTCCATCTGGTTTGGCGAAAAGAAGATCCCGTACCCGGCGCGAATCACCGTTTTTCCACTGGCTCCCCCGGGAAGCCACGCCACGCCCAGCCGCGGCATGAAGTTCTTGTAGCTCGGGAAATAGAGCGGTGTTCCCTTCGGACAGAAGCCTCCGCACGAAGGCTTTACCACGGCAATGCGGTCGAACACCTCATGCAAAACGGTGTAATGCTCCCATCGCAATCCGTAATAGAGAGTGAGGTTGGAGCGGACCTTAAATGTATCCTGCACGTAGGGCATGATATAGGTGCGCCGGTTGCCGCCGAGAGTCAACTGCCCGAAAAAGGCATAGTTGTCAAGAACGTTGTTAATGAAATCCTGGTCGGCCGCGTATGAGAGCGCTCCGTTAGCAATTCCCTCGCTTGAATTGTTGAGCCGATGGCGTTCCACGCCTATCCCCGTCTTGATGGTGTGCCGACCCCTGACTAGGGTGAAGTCATCATAGCCGTCAATCGTGGTTCCGACCTCCGTGTCAAGCGTGCTGTTACTAGGGCCATCGAAAGAAGGTGAACTCGCGCAGACGTCGCCGGGCTGGCCGTTGGCTGTCGACAGGGGACACGTTCCAAACTGGTAGTGATGCAGAGCGGAACGATTGATTCCCCCCCTGAGCTCGTTAATGGCCGTCGGCGAGAAAACGTGTGTTAATTGGACGACATAATTGGAAGGCCGAATTTGCGGATTGTCACGGCCGCCCAGATTGTCCAGCGGTGAGTTGAGGGTGGCGTCGTCGATGTTGACGCGGCCAAATATGGAAGTTTTATCGTTGAAAGTGTGGTCCAGGCGGAGCATCACGCTATCCTCGCGCTGGGTGTTCTTTCCTATCGACGTATATTGGTCGGTCACGGAATCGACAGGCGTCTGGCCGACGGGCCAGGAATTAAGGAATGGTTTGAGAGCGGGCGAGGTCGCCGCCACCTGGTTTCGAAACGCGGCGTTCGGCACGAATCCAATCAAGGTTGTGCTCAGGTCCTGCCGGAGCCCTTCGTAATCCGCGAAGAAGAAGGTGCGGTTATGCCTGATGGGACCGCCCACGCTCCCGCCGAACTGGTTCAAGCGGAACGGCGGGACGTCCACATCGAACGGGGAGCGCGCGTCAAATACGTTATTGCGCAGGAAGTCGAAAGCCGTGCCGTGATACTGGTTTGTCCCCGTCTTTGACACGACGCTTACCTGGGCGCCGGACGACCCTCCCTGGTCCGCGGTATAGACCGAGGAGCTCACGCGAAACTCCGCGATCGATTCCAGCGAGATGGCCAGACGCGCGCCCGCCTTCTGGCTCTGCTCCTGGACGCCGGTGGCATCGAGTCCATCAAAAGTGTAGTTGTTGTCGTCAATGCCCTGCCCGCCGAACCGCAGGTCCCTCTGGCCGCCGCCGCCGAGGTTGATGGCTCCTTGGGCGAGCGTCATCAGTCTGGCCCAGTCGCGCCCGTTAATGGGGATCTGCCCCACTTGACTCGGGTGGATGACGGTCGCGATCTCGGCGTTGCTGGTTGCGAGCGCCTGACTTGAGCTCTTCACTTCGACTGTCGTTGTGGTCGCGCCCACCACAAGCTGCGCGTTGACCGTGCGAGTCTGGCCAACGGAGAGATCGATCCCCTTCGTCTGGTATGTCTTGAATCCTGATGCAGAGATCGTGAGATCATACGTTCCTACAGGCAGACTGCTGATGCTGTAGACCCCGCTACTCGTGCTGGTGGCTTGCCTTGTGAAACCAGTGTCGGGCGCGACGACCACAACCTTCGCGTTGGGAACACTCGCCCCACTAGGGTCCGTAACGGTTCCATTAAGGTTTGCCCGGTTGATTTGCGCCATGGCGCTTATAGTTGATAGAGAACACAAGAGAGAAACCAAGAGAACATAGTTGAGAAAATGCAATCCTCGTCGTTCCATCGCTCCCTCCTCAAAAATTGTGAGCTTAAACCTGACGCGGTTCCGAAAAGTCTTTGAGGCAGAATCTGACACTATGGTGTTGGTGCGTGTCAACATGCTGTTTCTCCTTCACGAAAACCGATTGGACCCAAGCCCGGCGAAGGGCGCTATGTCCAATCTCCCGACGCGATCTCAGTCTTTTTCAAGTACCACTCAATGAGCAGCAGGTTTTATCCCGCTTCACTTCCCCACGACCAAAAGCGTAAATTTCCCTCCCACCTCCGTCGACAAGAACAGCCGATTAGTTTTCAAATCAAGCGCGCTGGTCTTGGCAAACGGGAGCGTCTTGATGGTCTCCACATGACTATAGTGGTCAGGATCATCCTGATGAAACACTGTCAGGGTCCCATCGCCGTTGGAGTTGAAGATCAAGCGTGTCGTAGGATCGAATGAAGTCGCATCAACGTGGTCGCCGATGGGCAACGTTGTGACCACATGGCCGTTATCAGCATTCACGACCGCCATAACATGGCTGCGGCAGCCGATGAAGATCCGCCGGTTTGGCCGGTCCATGGCCATACTCGAGGGCCGTTGGCACGGTGCGAGTGGCCAGTGCGCATCCGCCT
This region includes:
- a CDS encoding carboxypeptidase regulatory-like domain-containing protein, encoding MERRGLHFLNYVLLVSLLCSLSTISAMAQINRANLNGTVTDPSGASVPNAKVVVVAPDTGFTRQATSTSSGVYSISSLPVGTYDLTISASGFKTYQTKGIDLSVGQTRTVNAQLVVGATTTTVEVKSSSQALATSNAEIATVIHPSQVGQIPINGRDWARLMTLAQGAINLGGGGQRDLRFGGQGIDDNNYTFDGLDATGVQEQSQKAGARLAISLESIAEFRVSSSVYTADQGGSSGAQVSVVSKTGTNQYHGTAFDFLRNNVFDARSPFDVDVPPFRLNQFGGSVGGPIRHNRTFFFADYEGLRQDLSTTLIGFVPNAAFRNQVAATSPALKPFLNSWPVGQTPVDSVTDQYTSIGKNTQREDSVMLRLDHTFNDKTSIFGRVNIDDATLNSPLDNLGGRDNPQIRPSNYVVQLTHVFSPTAINELRGGINRSALHHYQFGTCPLSTANGQPGDVCASSPSFDGPSNSTLDTEVGTTIDGYDDFTLVRGRHTIKTGIGVERHRLNNSSEGIANGALSYAADQDFINNVLDNYAFFGQLTLGGNRRTYIMPYVQDTFKVRSNLTLYYGLRWEHYTVLHEVFDRIAVVKPSCGGFCPKGTPLYFPSYKNFMPRLGVAWLPGGASGKTVIRAGYGIFFSPNQMDDFSDGHESTAERFSVSASSVPGLSWPVSLSLLPSPSFSPKAWDQNRKDGYVEQWNFTVQRALPFHFLGEVAYVGNEGHRLFSATKTNLINPLTGERALPQFGQYNLKANQGNSNFHSLQASLQRRLTSGWLWGTEYMWSHALSDNGFGAGEYPHIQNMACIKCDYSNSSHDVRQSLSVNSVYELPVGPGKPFINAGGVAGTLLGGWQLSGIAGATSGLPIDITVSRKASVMPDGNSSNQRPDFVSGMSLYPADQTINDWFNPAAFAVPAVGTWGTLGRYVGRGPSHLEIDTGLEKKTTITERLALDFRFEAFNMFNHPQYGTPGSNISKGSFGVITSQLNSGATGTGTSRRLQFMLRLDF